One Gammaproteobacteria bacterium genomic region harbors:
- the kdpD gene encoding sensor histidine kinase KdpD has product MTNTRPDPDWLLDKIKEEEIRAARGDLKIFFGASAGVGKTYAMLSAARQQTLQGTDIVIGVVETHGRKETESLLEGLERLPLKDVSYRDKLLKEFDIDGALARKPALILIDELAHSNVPGSRHPKRWQDVEELLVAGIDVYSTVNVQHLETLNDVVGGITGIRVWETVPDRVFDVADEVVLVDLPPDELLQRLKEGKVYLPHQAERAIQNFFRKGNLIALRELALRRTADRVDNQMLKYRHDQSVSSVWQTRESLLACIGPGEGNDRIIRSTARIATRLDVPWHALYVETPELQRLSEQQRQRILKSLKLAQEIGAETVTLSGRNVAEVVINYARDHNLSKVIVGRDQTRSWWPWYRSFADCVGMQAADLDIIQVSRDEGNSRKPTDYRTDESNESWFNRLKAPWQSYALSVAVCGFAISIAAPLHSVFDLANIVMLFLLAVVVVSVRYGLGPSLMASFLNVAAFDFFYVTPRLSFAVGDVQYLMTFSVMLVVGLVIAKLTTGLKYQANVASRREQRVRALYEMSRDLSGALMVEQIAEISQHFAETEFGTKSVILLADDNDRLSEPVRTAGSGLIFDIGVGQWAFDHCSEAGCGTDTLPGSPVLYVPLKAPMRTRGVLVLEPRNPRRLMAPEQLRLLDTFARLIAISLERVHYVNVAQTTTLQMESERLRNSLLSAISHDLRTPLAALVGLADSMLMIQPPSTGQQLEITISIREAALHMNSLVNNLLDMARLQSGTIKLNLAWQTLEEVIGSALKTVHSMVANHQITVNLPDDLPLLKYDAVLIERVFSNLLENAAKYTHPGGRISIGAAHGDRDYVEVWVEDNGPGLPIGKEKEIFNKFERGRKESVTPGVGLGLAICRAILEAHDGTIRAENCRNGGARFVFSLPRGNPPIVNIAEEENP; this is encoded by the coding sequence ATGACCAATACTCGTCCCGATCCTGACTGGCTCCTCGATAAAATTAAAGAAGAGGAAATTCGTGCCGCGCGCGGCGATCTGAAGATATTCTTCGGCGCCTCGGCCGGCGTTGGTAAGACCTACGCCATGTTGTCGGCCGCGCGCCAGCAGACCCTTCAAGGTACGGACATTGTCATTGGTGTCGTGGAAACCCATGGCCGCAAGGAAACCGAGTCCTTGCTGGAGGGTCTGGAACGCCTTCCGCTCAAGGACGTTTCTTACCGCGATAAACTGTTGAAGGAATTCGACATTGACGGGGCTTTGGCGCGCAAACCGGCACTAATCCTAATCGATGAACTTGCCCATTCTAACGTCCCAGGGTCACGTCATCCCAAGCGTTGGCAGGATGTTGAGGAATTGCTGGTGGCGGGTATCGATGTCTATTCGACGGTCAATGTTCAGCACCTGGAAACCCTCAATGACGTGGTCGGCGGAATTACTGGTATTCGGGTATGGGAAACGGTGCCCGATCGTGTCTTTGATGTCGCCGATGAGGTTGTACTCGTCGATCTTCCGCCGGATGAATTGTTGCAGCGATTGAAAGAAGGAAAGGTTTACCTTCCTCACCAGGCAGAGCGCGCGATCCAGAATTTCTTCCGCAAGGGCAATTTGATTGCACTGCGTGAACTCGCCTTACGCCGCACGGCGGATCGCGTTGATAACCAGATGCTCAAATACCGGCACGATCAATCCGTCTCGTCGGTATGGCAAACTCGGGAGTCGCTGCTGGCCTGCATTGGTCCTGGCGAAGGGAACGACCGTATCATCCGTAGCACCGCCCGTATTGCCACACGTCTTGATGTGCCGTGGCATGCGCTGTACGTCGAAACGCCGGAGTTGCAGCGCCTTTCGGAACAGCAGCGTCAACGCATTCTCAAGAGTCTCAAACTGGCGCAGGAGATAGGCGCTGAAACCGTAACGCTTTCCGGCCGCAATGTCGCCGAAGTAGTTATCAATTACGCTCGTGATCATAATCTTTCCAAGGTGATTGTCGGACGCGATCAGACGCGTTCTTGGTGGCCTTGGTATCGTTCGTTCGCTGATTGTGTCGGCATGCAGGCTGCGGATCTCGATATTATTCAGGTGTCACGGGATGAAGGAAATTCTAGAAAACCTACGGATTATCGAACAGACGAATCGAATGAGTCGTGGTTTAATCGCTTAAAAGCACCCTGGCAGTCCTATGCACTGAGCGTAGCCGTTTGTGGTTTTGCTATTTCAATTGCCGCGCCACTGCATTCGGTATTCGATCTTGCCAATATCGTCATGCTTTTCTTGCTGGCAGTCGTGGTGGTCTCTGTCCGCTACGGACTTGGACCTTCGCTCATGGCTTCCTTTCTTAACGTTGCTGCCTTCGATTTCTTCTATGTAACGCCACGCCTTTCCTTCGCGGTCGGCGATGTGCAGTATCTGATGACCTTTTCGGTCATGCTGGTGGTTGGCCTCGTGATCGCCAAGCTTACTACCGGACTGAAATATCAAGCCAATGTCGCTAGTCGTCGCGAGCAACGCGTACGCGCCCTCTACGAAATGTCACGCGATCTGTCGGGAGCGCTGATGGTCGAACAAATTGCCGAAATCAGCCAACATTTTGCCGAAACCGAGTTTGGCACCAAATCCGTTATTTTGTTGGCCGATGACAACGATCGACTCAGCGAGCCTGTCCGTACCGCAGGAAGCGGCCTAATCTTCGATATTGGCGTCGGACAGTGGGCTTTCGATCATTGCAGTGAGGCCGGTTGCGGTACGGATACATTACCAGGCAGTCCTGTTCTTTATGTCCCCTTGAAGGCCCCGATGCGTACCCGTGGGGTATTAGTGCTGGAGCCACGTAATCCGCGACGGCTAATGGCTCCCGAGCAACTGCGCCTACTTGATACTTTTGCCCGATTAATTGCCATCTCGCTCGAACGTGTCCATTACGTGAATGTTGCTCAGACCACTACCTTACAGATGGAATCAGAGCGCTTACGCAATTCGTTACTATCGGCAATTTCCCACGATCTACGTACACCACTCGCAGCACTGGTTGGCCTGGCTGATTCAATGTTAATGATACAACCACCATCAACAGGACAGCAACTTGAAATTACTATTTCAATACGGGAAGCAGCATTGCACATGAATTCGTTAGTCAACAATCTACTCGACATGGCGCGTCTACAATCCGGTACAATCAAACTCAATCTAGCATGGCAGACACTAGAAGAAGTCATAGGTAGTGCCCTGAAAACGGTTCACTCGATGGTTGCGAATCATCAAATCACTGTTAACTTACCAGACGATCTACCTCTACTTAAATACGATGCAGTGTTAATTGAGCGAGTATTTTCAAATCTTCTGGAAAATGCAGCCAAATACACGCATCCTGGAGGCAGGATCAGCATCGGCGCTGCTCACGGTGATCGTGATTATGTGGAAGTATGGGTTGAGGACAATGGTCCAGGATTGCCCATAGGAAAAGAAAAGGAGATATTCAACAAGTTCGAGCGTGGCCGCAAGGAAAGTGTAACACCGGGAGTTGGTTTGGGACTAGCGATTTGTCGCGCTATTCTGGAAGCGCACGACGGCACCATCCGAGCCGAAAACTGTCGAAATGGTGGTGCACGCTTTGTTTTTTCTCTGCCACGTGGCAATCCTCCAATAGTCAATATTGCTGAAGAGGAGAATCCATAG
- a CDS encoding hypothetical protein (Evidence 5 : Unknown function), which yields MVVQASTVIQQRETNAGLYFSAIHDEYFLLRVPKKFIPRRFDLGSSPQSANLMDKPLE from the coding sequence GTGGTGGTACAGGCCAGTACCGTGATACAACAACGAGAGACTAATGCGGGGCTCTATTTTTCTGCCATTCACGACGAATACTTCTTGCTACGAGTTCCTAAGAAATTCATACCGCGACGCTTTGATCTGGGCAGTAGTCCGCAATCAGCGAATCTGATGGACAAACCTTTAGAGTAA
- the kdpA gene encoding K(+) transporting P-type ATPase subunit KdpA, translated as MTNHAWFLLGLYLLILLLTAKPLGNYIAKVMEGHPILPLHLGSGIESALYRLCGIRKNEEMDWLQYALAILLFNLLGILAVYGLQRSQLWLPLNPQAMANVSPDSSFNTAISFATNTNWQGYSGESTMSYLTQMLGLTVQNFLSAATGIVVVIALIRGFARHTEKTIGNAWVDLTRITLYVLLPISLIYAVFLVGQGAIQNFSPYQDVTTLEVTEYDHPKLDATGQPLKDEKGNPVIEPAMTQIQTLPMGPVASQEAIKMLGTNGGGFFNANSAHPYENPTPLANFIEMLSIFLIPAALCFTFGRMVGDTRQGWAVLITMTLLFMVMAITAISFEQQGNPLLGKLGVDMTAGNMEGKEARFGIADSGLFATITTLASCGAVNGMHDSFTPLGGFVPLWNMMLGEVVFGGVGSGLYGMLVFAVMAVFIAGLMIGRTPEYLGKKIESFEMKMVAIAILVTPLLVLAGTAISVMTAAGIAGIANPGAHGFSEVLYAFTSAANNNGSAFAGLSANTPFYNVMLGVVMWLGRFGVIVPVLALAGSFAAKKRIPTNAGTMPTHGPLFIILLIGTVVLIGALNYVPALALGPVVEHLTLWSSN; from the coding sequence ATGACCAATCATGCCTGGTTTCTACTCGGACTTTATTTACTGATATTGCTGCTTACGGCCAAACCACTTGGTAACTACATCGCAAAGGTGATGGAAGGCCACCCCATTCTACCCCTACACCTCGGTAGTGGCATCGAGTCCGCGCTCTATCGCCTTTGTGGAATTCGTAAGAACGAGGAGATGGATTGGCTGCAATACGCCTTGGCAATCCTGCTATTCAACTTGCTCGGTATCCTTGCGGTCTATGGTCTGCAACGGTCGCAACTTTGGCTACCGCTCAATCCCCAGGCGATGGCTAATGTCAGCCCAGATTCATCTTTCAACACTGCGATCAGCTTTGCCACCAATACCAACTGGCAGGGCTATTCCGGCGAATCGACGATGAGCTACCTGACCCAAATGCTCGGTTTGACGGTGCAGAATTTCTTATCCGCCGCTACCGGTATCGTCGTGGTCATCGCCTTGATTCGCGGTTTCGCCCGACACACGGAGAAAACTATCGGCAATGCTTGGGTCGATCTCACCCGCATTACACTCTATGTGCTACTGCCGATTTCTTTGATCTACGCGGTGTTTCTTGTCGGTCAAGGCGCCATCCAGAATTTCAGCCCCTATCAGGACGTAACGACACTGGAGGTCACGGAATACGACCATCCCAAGCTTGACGCCACCGGTCAACCACTCAAAGACGAAAAGGGCAACCCGGTCATCGAACCAGCGATGACGCAGATCCAGACCTTGCCGATGGGGCCAGTTGCCTCGCAGGAAGCGATCAAGATGCTAGGTACCAACGGCGGTGGTTTTTTCAACGCCAATTCGGCGCATCCCTACGAGAACCCAACGCCGCTTGCTAATTTCATCGAGATGCTGTCGATCTTCCTGATCCCTGCGGCACTTTGTTTCACCTTTGGTCGAATGGTCGGCGATACTCGGCAGGGGTGGGCAGTATTGATCACCATGACGCTGCTATTCATGGTCATGGCCATTACCGCCATAAGTTTTGAACAGCAGGGTAATCCGCTGCTGGGTAAATTGGGCGTCGATATGACCGCTGGCAATATGGAAGGTAAGGAAGCACGCTTTGGTATTGCCGACTCGGGTCTATTTGCAACGATTACCACACTGGCCTCTTGCGGTGCCGTCAATGGCATGCATGATTCTTTTACGCCCCTCGGTGGTTTTGTACCGTTGTGGAACATGATGCTTGGCGAGGTGGTATTCGGCGGCGTCGGCAGTGGGCTCTACGGGATGTTGGTGTTCGCCGTCATGGCGGTATTCATTGCCGGACTGATGATCGGCCGTACCCCCGAATACCTCGGCAAAAAGATCGAGTCATTTGAAATGAAAATGGTCGCCATCGCCATCCTTGTCACACCACTTTTAGTGCTAGCCGGAACCGCGATTTCCGTAATGACCGCAGCAGGCATCGCAGGTATTGCTAATCCTGGCGCACACGGCTTCTCGGAAGTCCTCTATGCCTTCACTTCGGCCGCCAACAATAACGGCAGCGCCTTCGCCGGTTTGTCGGCTAATACACCTTTCTACAACGTCATGCTTGGCGTCGTCATGTGGCTCGGCCGTTTCGGCGTCATCGTGCCGGTGTTGGCTCTAGCGGGTTCTTTTGCCGCCAAGAAACGCATCCCAACCAACGCCGGTACCATGCCGACCCACGGCCCGCTATTCATCATACTGTTAATTGGAACCGTTGTCCTGATCGGTGCTCTGAATTACGTTCCCGCACTCGCACTCGGTCCGGTAGTCGAACACTTGACGCTCTGGTCCAGCAATTGA
- a CDS encoding hypothetical protein (Evidence 5 : Unknown function) gives MRKSLSAAWERLKGINRKGFLYGLFSVFLANPVQATSYYHRADALDKLRIAYDRNDPEIKAAYFRGYVTGIADNTHGSTWCPPSNVNAERIYGIVSKYMKEHLATVNEDAVAVVIAALGESFPCRNK, from the coding sequence ATGCGTAAGTCTCTCTCCGCGGCCTGGGAACGTCTCAAGGGGATCAACAGGAAGGGATTCCTCTATGGACTGTTTTCGGTATTCCTGGCCAATCCGGTACAGGCCACCAGTTACTACCACCGCGCGGATGCGTTAGATAAATTGCGGATTGCCTACGATCGTAACGACCCAGAGATCAAAGCTGCCTATTTCCGTGGCTATGTGACCGGCATCGCCGATAACACGCACGGCAGCACTTGGTGTCCGCCCAGCAACGTGAATGCTGAGCGGATCTATGGCATCGTGTCGAAGTATATGAAAGAGCATTTGGCAACGGTTAACGAGGATGCCGTGGCGGTAGTGATAGCAGCCTTGGGCGAAAGCTTTCCGTGTAGGAACAAATGA
- a CDS encoding Ca-activated chloride channel homolog: protein MLIDSFHFLRPAWFLALLPLAVLTWLLWRQRRTAGSWQTVVDPRLLPYLLLGNESQQRPWLLLAVGGGGLLAILALAGPVWQKLEQPVFRQQSALVVLLDLSRSMDATDLKPNRLERARLKLQDILRRRREGQTALVVFAAQPFVVSPLTGDSRTIASQVPSLSTDLMPEQGSRPDRAIERAHHLLKQAGAAIGTVLLIGSGIDRAPAPELNSAVDHLVTDGYRLALLGVGSPEGAPIPLVDGGFFKDATGAIVLARLDETALANLARRARGLYRPLSVDDSDVDALLNLVDSQVADAGHAAEGLKSDQWREEGPWLLLPLLALGALAFRRGYLVLLIPLLLPLPRPVQALDWQNLWQRPDQRAQQIMDAGNPAQAADLFQDSKWRAAAKYRIGDYQAALEALNGHDDPDSLYNRGNALAQLGRLPEAVAAYNEALKRAPNHQDASHNRDLVRKMLEQQKQDKDQSQKSDKGGKKDKDDKDQQDDKQKGDQQKDQQSSDPKDSGDQQKGQQGDKGDRTRSDQTNQSNSSDDPLDQPPPEKAGTAQAAKAPAAKDPKESETPVPSEADAKQREQLQANEQWLRRIPDDPGGLWRRKFLYQYRNQHSSQGGEQQPW, encoded by the coding sequence GTGTTGATCGATAGTTTCCATTTCCTCCGCCCTGCCTGGTTCTTGGCTCTATTGCCCCTGGCTGTCCTAACTTGGTTGCTATGGCGTCAACGCCGCACGGCAGGCAGTTGGCAGACCGTGGTTGACCCACGCCTGTTGCCATACCTGCTCCTTGGTAACGAATCACAGCAGCGTCCCTGGCTGCTGTTGGCGGTGGGCGGTGGTGGGCTGCTGGCGATCCTGGCCCTGGCTGGACCGGTGTGGCAGAAGCTAGAACAACCGGTATTTCGCCAGCAGTCGGCTTTGGTGGTACTGCTCGACCTGTCGCGCTCGATGGACGCCACCGACCTCAAACCGAACCGTCTGGAACGGGCACGGCTCAAGCTCCAAGATATCCTGCGCCGACGCCGCGAGGGCCAAACTGCATTGGTGGTATTCGCGGCCCAGCCGTTTGTGGTGAGTCCCCTCACCGGTGATAGTCGGACCATCGCGAGCCAGGTGCCGAGCCTGAGCACCGACCTGATGCCCGAACAGGGCTCGCGTCCCGACCGGGCCATCGAGCGGGCGCATCACCTACTTAAGCAGGCCGGGGCTGCGATTGGTACCGTGCTGTTGATTGGTAGCGGCATAGATCGCGCCCCTGCCCCTGAACTGAACAGTGCCGTGGACCACCTAGTGACAGATGGCTACCGGCTTGCCCTGCTCGGAGTTGGTAGTCCCGAAGGTGCCCCCATCCCGCTGGTGGATGGTGGCTTCTTCAAAGACGCAACTGGTGCCATTGTGTTAGCGCGACTGGATGAAACGGCTCTAGCCAATCTGGCGCGTCGTGCCCGTGGGCTTTATCGTCCCTTGAGCGTCGATGACAGTGACGTAGATGCTCTGCTCAATCTGGTGGACAGTCAGGTAGCGGATGCTGGACATGCAGCTGAAGGGTTAAAAAGTGACCAGTGGCGTGAGGAGGGACCATGGCTGTTGTTGCCGTTGCTGGCCTTGGGTGCCCTTGCGTTTCGGCGTGGTTACCTGGTGTTGTTGATCCCACTGTTATTACCGCTGCCGCGTCCGGTCCAAGCCTTGGACTGGCAGAATCTGTGGCAACGCCCCGATCAGCGTGCTCAACAGATCATGGACGCAGGTAATCCGGCCCAAGCTGCCGATCTATTCCAGGACTCTAAATGGCGTGCCGCTGCCAAATATCGGATCGGAGATTACCAAGCGGCCCTCGAGGCCCTAAACGGGCACGACGATCCCGATTCTCTCTACAATCGCGGTAATGCCTTGGCCCAACTCGGTCGCCTACCCGAGGCGGTGGCGGCCTACAATGAGGCCCTTAAACGTGCCCCCAATCATCAAGACGCATCCCATAATCGCGACTTGGTAAGGAAAATGTTGGAACAGCAAAAGCAAGATAAGGATCAATCTCAAAAGAGCGATAAGGGTGGCAAAAAAGACAAAGACGACAAAGACCAGCAAGATGATAAGCAGAAGGGTGATCAACAAAAGGATCAACAATCGTCCGACCCTAAAGATTCTGGGGACCAGCAAAAAGGGCAGCAGGGAGACAAAGGCGATCGCACACGATCTGATCAGACCAATCAATCTAATTCATCTGATGATCCATTGGATCAACCGCCACCTGAAAAGGCTGGCACTGCTCAAGCTGCCAAGGCACCAGCGGCCAAGGACCCGAAAGAATCAGAGACCCCGGTTCCGAGTGAGGCCGATGCCAAACAGCGTGAACAACTCCAGGCAAATGAGCAATGGCTCCGTCGCATCCCAGACGATCCGGGCGGTCTGTGGCGACGCAAATTTCTGTATCAATATCGTAATCAACACTCGTCGCAAGGGGGCGAGCAGCAACCATGGTAA
- the kdpC gene encoding K(+) transporting P-type ATPase subunit KdpC, with translation MKTLLRPAITLFILLSAITGIVYPVVVTEISQIFFPWTVAGSLIVKNGKTVGSELIGQNFTNPKYFWGRPSATAPQPYNGIASGGSNQGPLNPALIDAVKGRIEALKVVDPDNKLPIPADLVTASGSGLDPHISPVAARYQIARIANVRKLSPERVATLIDAHTEGPQWGIFGEARVNVLKLNLALDTIHP, from the coding sequence ATGAAAACACTGTTACGTCCCGCCATCACACTATTCATATTACTATCCGCCATTACCGGTATCGTCTATCCCGTCGTGGTAACCGAAATCTCGCAAATATTTTTTCCCTGGACAGTAGCGGGAAGTTTGATCGTCAAGAACGGTAAAACGGTAGGATCGGAATTGATCGGCCAGAATTTTACCAACCCGAAATATTTCTGGGGACGACCCTCGGCCACCGCGCCACAACCCTACAACGGTATTGCATCAGGTGGGTCGAACCAAGGGCCGTTGAATCCGGCACTAATCGACGCCGTCAAAGGGCGCATCGAGGCCCTCAAGGTGGTGGATCCGGATAACAAGTTACCGATTCCGGCGGATCTGGTCACAGCATCCGGTAGCGGCCTTGACCCGCATATCAGCCCGGTGGCGGCCCGCTACCAGATCGCGCGGATCGCCAATGTGCGTAAGCTGTCGCCGGAACGAGTGGCGACCTTAATCGACGCACATACGGAAGGCCCCCAATGGGGAATCTTCGGCGAGGCACGGGTTAACGTACTCAAGCTGAACCTGGCTCTCGATACGATACATCCATAG
- a CDS encoding hypothetical protein (Evidence 5 : Unknown function) codes for MAGIDRKMVETSQMVSNEINAIYVMTNKSTLKEEEWQQSLKIMRNFFPRFLPECAGRRCMESLWWYRPVP; via the coding sequence ATGGCCGGAATCGATCGCAAAATGGTTGAAACTAGCCAAATGGTCAGTAATGAGATCAATGCGATCTATGTGATGACGAACAAAAGTACCCTGAAAGAGGAGGAGTGGCAGCAGAGCCTAAAGATTATGCGGAACTTCTTCCCTCGTTTCCTTCCGGAGTGCGCAGGTAGACGCTGTATGGAATCGTTGTGGTGGTACAGGCCAGTACCGTGA
- the kdpB gene encoding K(+) transporting P-type ATPase subunit KdpB → MTHKKLAMFDLVLVKPAMVDSFRKLNPAVQWRNPVMFVVYIGSILTTVLWMQALVGQGEASTGFILTVALWLWFTVLFANFAEALAEGRSKAQAASLRGLKRDTWAKKIQGPYHTADEVTVAGMELHPEDFVSKVGDASQYHENVLASDLRKGDCVIVHAGETIPADGEVIEGVASVDESAITGESAPVIRESGGDFSAVTGGTRVLSDWLIIRVMVNPGETFVDRMIAMVENAKRQKTPNEIALTILLVALTIVFLAVTVTLLPFSMFSVEVAKVGTPVTITVLIALLVCLIPTTIAGLLSAIGVAGMSRMMQANVIATSGRAVEAAGDVDVLLMDKTGTITLGNRQAAAFLPADGVQETELAGAAQLASFADETPEGRSIMVLAKQKFGLRSRDIHSLDARFIHFSAHTCMSGVDVHGSQIRKGAASAIRKHVEGLGGHFPRSVLTSVEDVSRRGSTPLVVAEGTRVLGVVELKDIVKGGIKERFAELRRMGIRTIMITGDNRLTAAAIAAEAGVDDFLAEATPEAKLALIRQHQAAGRLVAMTGDGTNDAPALAQADVAVAMNTGTQAAKEAGNMVDLDSNPTKLIEVVETGKQMLMTRGSLTTFSIANDVSKYFAIIPAAFVTTYPQLAALNVMKLASPASAILSALIFNALIIIFLIPLALKGVKYHPLGAAVLLRRNLVIYGLGGLVAPFIGIKLIDMLITVVGLA, encoded by the coding sequence ATGACACACAAAAAACTCGCAATGTTCGATTTGGTGCTGGTAAAACCGGCAATGGTCGATTCATTCAGGAAATTGAATCCGGCTGTACAGTGGCGCAACCCGGTGATGTTCGTAGTGTACATCGGCAGCATTCTGACCACGGTGCTTTGGATGCAGGCATTGGTCGGCCAAGGTGAGGCATCAACCGGATTCATCCTCACTGTCGCACTGTGGTTGTGGTTTACGGTGCTATTCGCCAATTTCGCCGAAGCGCTCGCGGAGGGTCGTAGCAAGGCCCAGGCGGCATCTCTGCGTGGCTTGAAGAGAGATACCTGGGCCAAGAAGATCCAGGGGCCGTACCATACCGCCGATGAGGTGACGGTGGCAGGTATGGAGCTACACCCGGAGGATTTCGTCTCGAAGGTGGGGGACGCATCGCAATACCACGAGAACGTCCTTGCCTCAGATCTGCGCAAAGGCGACTGCGTCATCGTTCACGCTGGCGAAACCATCCCGGCTGACGGCGAGGTCATAGAGGGGGTTGCCTCGGTCGACGAATCCGCAATCACCGGCGAATCGGCGCCTGTTATCCGCGAGTCGGGGGGTGATTTCTCGGCTGTGACCGGCGGTACTCGTGTGTTATCCGACTGGCTCATCATTCGCGTAATGGTCAATCCCGGCGAGACCTTCGTCGACCGCATGATTGCGATGGTGGAAAATGCCAAGCGCCAAAAGACGCCCAACGAGATTGCTCTGACCATTTTGCTGGTGGCGCTGACCATTGTTTTCCTTGCGGTCACTGTTACCCTGCTGCCGTTTTCGATGTTCAGCGTCGAGGTAGCGAAGGTTGGTACGCCCGTGACCATCACGGTGCTCATTGCCCTGCTGGTCTGCCTGATCCCAACGACAATTGCTGGCCTACTTTCCGCTATCGGCGTTGCCGGCATGAGTCGCATGATGCAAGCCAACGTCATCGCCACCTCTGGTCGCGCCGTCGAGGCCGCTGGTGATGTGGATGTACTGTTGATGGACAAGACCGGCACCATTACCCTCGGCAATCGCCAGGCCGCAGCCTTTCTGCCTGCCGATGGCGTGCAAGAAACGGAATTGGCAGGTGCAGCTCAACTCGCGTCGTTCGCCGACGAGACGCCGGAAGGCCGCAGCATCATGGTGCTAGCCAAGCAGAAATTCGGTCTGCGCAGCCGCGATATTCATTCGCTGGATGCCCGTTTCATCCATTTCTCGGCCCATACCTGCATGAGTGGTGTCGATGTGCATGGCAGCCAGATCCGCAAGGGTGCCGCCAGCGCCATCCGTAAACATGTGGAAGGTCTTGGCGGTCACTTTCCGCGCTCGGTACTCACCAGCGTGGAGGATGTCTCACGCCGTGGCAGTACGCCCCTGGTGGTGGCTGAGGGTACACGCGTTCTTGGTGTCGTCGAACTCAAGGACATCGTCAAGGGGGGCATCAAAGAACGCTTCGCGGAACTGCGAAGGATGGGCATCCGCACCATCATGATCACCGGCGACAACCGTCTCACAGCAGCGGCCATTGCCGCCGAGGCTGGCGTCGATGACTTCCTCGCCGAGGCCACACCGGAAGCAAAACTGGCCTTGATTCGTCAGCACCAAGCCGCAGGTCGCCTGGTCGCCATGACTGGTGATGGCACCAACGATGCCCCGGCACTGGCCCAGGCCGACGTAGCCGTGGCCATGAATACGGGTACCCAAGCCGCGAAGGAAGCTGGCAACATGGTGGACCTTGATTCCAATCCGACGAAGTTGATCGAAGTAGTGGAAACCGGTAAGCAGATGCTGATGACGCGCGGTTCGTTGACAACCTTCAGTATTGCTAACGATGTCTCCAAGTACTTTGCAATTATCCCGGCAGCCTTCGTCACCACTTACCCGCAACTCGCAGCACTCAACGTTATGAAGCTTGCGAGCCCCGCCTCGGCCATTCTCTCGGCGCTAATCTTCAATGCGTTGATCATCATATTCCTGATCCCGCTGGCGCTGAAGGGCGTGAAGTACCACCCTCTGGGCGCCGCTGTGCTACTGCGTCGCAATTTGGTGATCTATGGTTTGGGCGGCCTCGTTGCACCCTTCATTGGTATCAAGCTGATCGACATGCTGATCACTGTCGTCGGTCTCGCCTAG